A genomic window from Streptomyces mirabilis includes:
- a CDS encoding cell division protein FtsQ/DivIB — translation MAGPTTAERGERQKVESGSPRLRRLRRFRMLIILLVAVVLATAAALWLLYGSPWLRVEKVSVSGVRVLTDRQVLDAADVAVGSPLISIDTDAVEARLRRTLPRIDSVDVVRSWPHGIGLKVTERTPVLILKNSGNGGKYVEVDAKGVRFATVSAAPRGVPTLELAVSKAAVLRRFPVDRLVREAVGVAGDIPAAVRRDTRIVKVRSYDSISLELSGGRSVEWGSGEKGRAKARTLTALMKAAPGARHFDVSAPIAPASSGS, via the coding sequence GTGGCCGGACCGACGACCGCCGAGCGCGGTGAACGGCAGAAGGTGGAGTCCGGCTCGCCCCGCCTCAGGCGGCTGCGTCGCTTTCGTATGCTCATCATCCTTTTGGTCGCGGTGGTGTTGGCGACGGCAGCCGCGCTCTGGCTGCTCTACGGCTCGCCGTGGCTGCGGGTCGAGAAGGTGTCGGTCTCCGGGGTGCGGGTCCTGACGGACCGGCAAGTGCTCGACGCGGCCGACGTGGCGGTCGGATCGCCGCTGATTTCGATCGATACCGACGCCGTCGAGGCGCGATTGCGCCGCACATTGCCCCGAATTGACTCGGTTGATGTCGTCCGATCCTGGCCGCACGGAATCGGGCTGAAAGTGACCGAACGCACCCCGGTGCTCATTCTCAAAAACAGCGGAAACGGCGGCAAGTACGTCGAAGTGGACGCCAAGGGTGTGCGTTTCGCGACGGTTTCGGCCGCCCCGAGGGGTGTGCCCACACTGGAATTGGCCGTGTCCAAGGCGGCCGTACTGCGCCGCTTCCCGGTCGACCGGCTGGTGCGCGAGGCGGTGGGGGTGGCGGGGGACATTCCGGCCGCGGTCCGTCGCGACACCCGGATCGTCAAGGTCCGTTCGTACGACTCGATCTCGCTGGAGTTGAGTGGCGGACGCAGCGTCGAGTGGGGGAGCGGCGAGAAGGGCCGCGCGAAGGCCAGGACGCTCACCGCTCTCATGAAAGCAGCTCCAGGGGCCCGGCATTTCGATGTGAGCGCCCCCATCGCCCCTGCGTCATCGGGGAGTTGA
- the murD gene encoding UDP-N-acetylmuramoyl-L-alanine--D-glutamate ligase, which produces MGSQEVTDWQGKHVTVAGLGVSGIPAAKVLHGLGAVVTVVNDGDDERSRAQAAELEALGITVRLGDGATLPEGTELIVTAPGWKPDKPLFAAAAAADVPVWGDVELAWRLRGPDAAPWLAVTGTNGKTTTVQMLASILKAAGLRTAAVGNIGVSLLDAVLGEERYDVLAVELSSYQLHWAPSLRAHSGAVLNLAPDHLDWHGSMEAYAADKGRIYEGNRVACVYNLADKATEDLVREADVEEGCRAVGFTLGTPGPSQLGVVEGILVDRAFVENRQKNAQELAEVSDVKPPAPHNIANALAAAALARAFGVPAAAVRDGLRAFTPDAHRIAHVADVDGVAYVDDSKATNTHAAEASLAAYESIVWIAGGLAKGATFDELVAKSAERLRGVVLIGADRALIREALVRHAPEVPVVDLDRTDTGAMLAAVREARGLARKGDTVLLAPACASMDMFANYNKRGDAFAEAVRELDASA; this is translated from the coding sequence ATGGGCAGCCAAGAAGTGACCGACTGGCAGGGCAAGCACGTCACCGTCGCCGGGCTCGGCGTCTCCGGCATCCCGGCGGCCAAGGTGCTGCACGGTCTCGGCGCCGTCGTCACGGTCGTCAACGACGGCGACGACGAGCGCTCCCGGGCGCAGGCCGCGGAGCTGGAGGCGCTCGGCATCACCGTGCGTCTCGGTGACGGCGCCACCCTGCCCGAGGGCACCGAGCTCATCGTCACCGCGCCCGGCTGGAAGCCGGACAAGCCGCTGTTCGCCGCGGCCGCCGCGGCGGACGTCCCGGTCTGGGGCGACGTCGAACTGGCCTGGCGGCTGAGAGGTCCCGACGCGGCCCCCTGGCTGGCCGTCACCGGCACCAACGGCAAGACCACGACCGTGCAGATGCTCGCCTCGATCCTGAAGGCGGCCGGGCTGCGCACGGCCGCCGTCGGCAACATCGGGGTCTCGCTCCTCGACGCGGTCCTCGGCGAGGAGCGGTACGACGTCCTGGCGGTGGAGCTGTCGAGCTATCAACTGCACTGGGCGCCGTCGCTGCGCGCGCACTCGGGCGCCGTGCTGAACCTGGCACCGGACCACCTCGACTGGCACGGCTCCATGGAGGCGTACGCCGCCGACAAGGGCCGTATCTACGAAGGCAATCGGGTCGCCTGCGTCTACAACCTCGCCGACAAGGCCACCGAGGACCTGGTGCGCGAGGCGGACGTCGAAGAGGGCTGCCGGGCGGTCGGCTTCACCCTCGGCACCCCCGGACCGTCCCAACTGGGCGTCGTGGAAGGCATCCTGGTCGACCGCGCCTTCGTCGAGAACCGGCAGAAGAACGCCCAGGAACTCGCCGAGGTCTCCGACGTCAAGCCGCCCGCCCCGCACAACATCGCCAACGCCCTTGCGGCGGCGGCCCTGGCCCGCGCCTTCGGGGTGCCCGCCGCGGCCGTACGGGACGGGCTGAGGGCCTTCACGCCGGACGCCCACCGCATCGCGCACGTCGCCGACGTGGACGGCGTGGCGTACGTCGACGACTCCAAGGCGACCAACACGCATGCCGCGGAAGCCTCTTTGGCTGCCTACGAGTCGATCGTGTGGATCGCGGGCGGGCTCGCCAAGGGCGCGACCTTCGACGAGCTGGTCGCCAAGTCGGCCGAGCGACTTCGGGGCGTCGTGCTCATCGGCGCGGATCGGGCTCTGATCCGTGAAGCCCTTGTGCGACACGCGCCGGAAGTACCCGTCGTCGACCTCGACCGGACCGACACTGGGGCGATGCTCGCGGCGGTTCGGGAGGCGCGGGGGCTCGCCCGCAAGGGCGACACGGTGTTGCTGGCGCCTGCCTGTGCCTCCATGGACATGTTCGCCAACTACAACAAGCGCGGGGACGCGTTCGCGGAGGCGGTCCGCGAACTCGACGCGAGCGCCTGA
- a CDS encoding YggS family pyridoxal phosphate-dependent enzyme: protein MTERKAQLAANLAKVEERITAACVAAGRKREEVTLIVVTKTYPAADVRILSELGVRNVAENRDQDAAPKAAACSDLPLSWHFVGQLQTNKVRSVVGYADVVQSVDRARLVTALSKEAVRAEREVGCLIQVALDAQESGRGERGGVGVGGIEELADLVAGAPGLRLDGLMTVAPLTGAYAGRQQAAFERLMDLSTAMRRTHPAANMVSAGMSADLEQAVAAGATHVRVGTAVLGVRPGLG from the coding sequence ATGACGGAACGTAAGGCTCAACTCGCCGCAAACCTGGCGAAAGTGGAAGAGCGCATCACGGCGGCCTGTGTGGCCGCCGGGCGCAAGCGTGAAGAGGTGACCCTGATCGTGGTCACCAAGACCTACCCCGCCGCTGATGTGCGGATCCTGTCGGAACTCGGTGTGCGCAACGTCGCCGAGAACCGGGACCAGGACGCGGCACCCAAGGCCGCGGCTTGCTCGGATCTGCCCCTCTCGTGGCATTTTGTCGGTCAATTGCAGACCAACAAGGTGCGTTCTGTGGTCGGTTACGCGGATGTGGTGCAGTCCGTGGACCGTGCTCGGCTTGTCACGGCGCTGTCGAAGGAAGCGGTGCGGGCGGAGCGCGAGGTGGGCTGCCTCATCCAGGTCGCCCTGGACGCGCAGGAGAGCGGCCGGGGTGAGCGGGGAGGCGTCGGAGTCGGCGGAATCGAAGAGTTGGCCGACCTCGTCGCCGGGGCACCCGGGCTCCGGCTCGACGGACTGATGACCGTCGCACCGCTCACCGGGGCATACGCGGGACGCCAACAGGCGGCGTTCGAGCGGCTGATGGATTTGTCGACTGCTATGCGCCGCACGCATCCGGCTGCGAACATGGTGTCTGCAGGGATGAGTGCGGACCTCGAGCAGGCCGTGGCGGCCGGAGCGACACATGTACGCGTCGGTACGGCGGTACTCGGAGTCCGACCCGGGCTCGGGTAA
- a CDS encoding DivIVA domain-containing protein: MPLTPEDVRNKQFTTVRLREGYDEDEVDAFLDEVEAELTRLLRENEDLRAKLAAATRAAAQNQQQGMRKPPEQQDQQGPPQGMRGPGAPVPAGISGPPQQQMGGPMGGPPQLPSGAPQLPAGPSAQGGQQGQGPMGQGPMGQGPMGQGPMGQGPMGQGPMGQGPMGQGPMGQGPGQQMQQQMPGQMQPQMQQQMGGPMGGPMGGPMGGHGPQMPQQGPGGDSAARVLSLAQQTADQAIAEARSEANKIVGEARSRAEGLERDARAKADALERDAQEKHRVAMGSLESARATLERKVEDLRGFEREYRTRLKSYLESQLRQLETQADDSLAPPRTPATASLPSPSAPSMAPAGASAPSYGGQGMGGAPAPAAPSYGGQQQMSPAMTQPMAPVRPQGPSPMQQAPSPMRGFLIDEDDN, from the coding sequence ATGCCGTTGACCCCCGAGGACGTGCGGAACAAGCAGTTCACGACCGTCCGCCTCCGAGAAGGCTATGACGAGGACGAGGTCGATGCCTTCCTCGACGAGGTCGAAGCCGAACTGACGCGACTGCTCCGCGAGAACGAGGACCTGCGCGCCAAACTGGCGGCGGCCACGCGCGCGGCTGCGCAGAACCAGCAGCAGGGCATGCGCAAGCCGCCCGAGCAGCAGGACCAGCAGGGCCCGCCGCAGGGCATGCGAGGTCCGGGCGCGCCCGTACCCGCCGGCATATCGGGCCCGCCGCAGCAGCAGATGGGTGGCCCCATGGGTGGGCCGCCCCAGCTGCCGAGCGGTGCGCCGCAGCTGCCCGCGGGCCCCAGTGCCCAGGGCGGCCAGCAGGGCCAGGGCCCCATGGGTCAGGGTCCGATGGGCCAGGGCCCCATGGGTCAGGGTCCGATGGGGCAGGGCCCCATGGGTCAGGGTCCGATGGGCCAGGGCCCCATGGGTCAGGGTCCGATGGGCCAGGGCCCCGGTCAGCAGATGCAGCAGCAGATGCCGGGCCAGATGCAGCCCCAGATGCAGCAGCAGATGGGTGGCCCGATGGGCGGCCCCATGGGTGGACCCATGGGCGGTCACGGCCCGCAGATGCCGCAGCAGGGCCCCGGTGGCGACAGCGCCGCGCGTGTCCTCTCGCTGGCCCAGCAGACCGCCGACCAGGCGATCGCCGAGGCCCGCTCCGAGGCCAACAAGATCGTCGGCGAGGCCCGCAGCCGCGCCGAGGGTCTCGAGCGTGACGCCCGTGCCAAGGCCGACGCTCTGGAGCGGGACGCGCAGGAGAAGCACCGTGTCGCGATGGGCTCCCTGGAGTCCGCCCGCGCCACGCTGGAGCGCAAGGTCGAGGACCTGCGTGGCTTCGAGCGCGAGTACCGTACGCGTCTGAAGTCCTACCTGGAGTCGCAGCTGCGCCAGCTGGAGACGCAGGCGGACGACTCGCTCGCACCGCCGCGCACTCCGGCCACGGCCTCCCTGCCGTCGCCCTCCGCGCCCTCGATGGCTCCGGCCGGTGCGAGTGCGCCGTCGTACGGCGGTCAGGGCATGGGCGGTGCCCCGGCACCGGCGGCGCCCTCCTATGGCGGGCAGCAGCAGATGTCGCCGGCCATGACCCAGCCGATGGCTCCGGTACGGCCCCAGGGACCGTCGCCGATGCAGCAGGCCCCCTCGCCGATGCGTGGGTTCCTCATCGACGAGGACGACAACTGA
- the pgeF gene encoding peptidoglycan editing factor PgeF, which translates to MSGAHFAFTDRWGGVSAVPYEELNLGGAVGDDPDAVRTNRELAAKSLGLDPALVVWMNQVHGPDVAVVDGPWLSAEIPSVDAVVTARRGLALAVLTADCTPVLLADPVAGIAAAAHAGRPGMVAGVVPAAVRAMVELGAEPERIVARTGPAVCGRCYEVPDEMRAEVAAIEPAAYAETSWGTPAVDVTAGVHAQLERIGVCDRAQSPVCTLESDDHFSYRRDRTTGRLAGYVWLD; encoded by the coding sequence GTGAGCGGCGCGCACTTCGCCTTCACCGACCGGTGGGGCGGGGTGAGCGCCGTTCCGTACGAGGAGCTCAACCTCGGCGGAGCGGTCGGCGACGACCCCGACGCCGTACGGACCAATCGTGAACTGGCCGCCAAGTCGCTCGGACTGGACCCGGCCCTGGTCGTCTGGATGAACCAGGTGCACGGGCCGGACGTGGCGGTGGTCGACGGACCGTGGCTCTCCGCGGAGATCCCGTCCGTCGACGCGGTCGTGACCGCGCGGCGTGGGCTCGCCCTCGCCGTCCTCACCGCCGACTGCACGCCGGTCCTGCTGGCCGACCCGGTCGCCGGGATCGCGGCCGCCGCCCACGCGGGACGGCCCGGCATGGTCGCCGGGGTCGTCCCCGCCGCCGTACGGGCCATGGTGGAACTCGGCGCCGAGCCCGAGCGGATCGTCGCCCGCACCGGACCCGCGGTCTGCGGCCGGTGCTACGAAGTGCCGGACGAGATGCGCGCCGAAGTCGCCGCCATCGAGCCGGCGGCGTACGCCGAGACCAGCTGGGGCACTCCCGCGGTCGATGTGACCGCCGGAGTGCACGCGCAGCTGGAGCGGATCGGGGTGTGCGACCGGGCGCAGTCGCCGGTGTGCACGCTGGAGTCGGACGACCACTTCTCGTACCGACGGGACCGCACGACCGGGCGGCTCGCGGGCTATGTCTGGCTGGACTGA
- the ftsZ gene encoding cell division protein FtsZ, which yields MAAPQNYLAVIKVIGVGGGGVNAINRMIEVGLKGVEFIAINTDAQALLMSDADVKLDVGRELTRGLGAGANPAVGRKAAEDHREEIEEVLKGADMVFVTAGEGGGTGTGGAPVVANIARSLGALTIGVVTRPFTFEGRRRANQAEDGIAELREEVDTLIVIPNDRLLSISDRQVSVLDAFKSADQVLLSGVQGITDLITTPGLINLDFADVKSVMSEAGSALMGIGSARGDDRAVAAAEMAISSPLLEASIDGARGVLLSISGGSDLGLFEINEAAQLVSEAAHPEANIIFGAVIDDALGDEVRVTVIAAGFDGGQPPAKRDNILGSTSAKQREEPAQVRAAESRPSFGSLGSVTPKEAPEPTPEPVNEVQVAPPVPPSRAYSDSAAEELDVPDFLK from the coding sequence GTGGCAGCACCGCAGAACTACCTCGCAGTCATCAAAGTCATCGGTGTCGGCGGCGGTGGTGTCAATGCCATCAACCGGATGATCGAGGTCGGTCTCAAGGGCGTCGAGTTCATCGCCATCAACACGGACGCGCAAGCTCTGTTGATGAGCGACGCCGACGTCAAGCTCGACGTCGGCCGCGAACTCACGCGCGGACTCGGCGCCGGAGCCAACCCGGCCGTCGGCCGCAAGGCGGCCGAGGATCACCGCGAGGAGATCGAGGAGGTCCTCAAGGGGGCCGACATGGTCTTCGTGACGGCCGGTGAAGGCGGCGGCACCGGCACCGGCGGCGCGCCCGTCGTGGCCAACATCGCCCGCTCGCTCGGCGCCCTCACCATCGGCGTGGTCACCCGCCCCTTCACCTTCGAAGGACGGCGTCGGGCCAACCAGGCCGAGGACGGCATCGCGGAACTCCGCGAAGAGGTCGACACCCTCATCGTCATCCCGAACGACCGGCTGCTGTCCATCTCGGACCGCCAGGTCTCCGTCCTCGACGCCTTCAAGTCGGCGGACCAGGTCCTGCTGTCCGGTGTTCAGGGCATCACCGACCTCATCACCACGCCCGGTCTGATCAACCTCGACTTCGCCGACGTGAAGTCCGTGATGTCCGAGGCGGGTTCCGCGCTCATGGGCATCGGCTCCGCCCGCGGCGACGACCGCGCCGTGGCGGCGGCCGAGATGGCGATCTCCTCGCCGCTCCTGGAAGCGTCCATCGACGGCGCACGCGGCGTCCTGCTCTCCATCTCCGGCGGCTCCGACCTCGGCCTGTTCGAGATCAACGAGGCCGCCCAGCTGGTCAGCGAGGCCGCACACCCCGAGGCCAACATCATCTTCGGCGCGGTCATCGACGACGCGCTCGGCGACGAGGTGCGGGTCACCGTGATCGCCGCCGGCTTCGACGGCGGCCAGCCGCCGGCCAAGCGGGACAACATCCTCGGCTCCACCTCCGCCAAGCAGCGCGAGGAGCCCGCGCAGGTGCGGGCCGCCGAGAGCCGTCCGTCCTTCGGCTCGCTCGGCAGCGTCACGCCGAAGGAGGCCCCGGAGCCCACCCCGGAGCCGGTCAACGAGGTCCAGGTCGCTCCGCCGGTCCCGCCGTCCCGCGCCTACTCGGACAGCGCGGCCGAGGAGCTGGACGTGCCGGACTTCCTGAAGTGA
- a CDS encoding UDP-N-acetylmuramoyl-tripeptide--D-alanyl-D-alanine ligase, whose amino-acid sequence MIALSLAEIAAVVGGQTYDIPDPAVQVTGPVVRDSREVEPGSLFVAFVGERVDGHDFAEAVVAAGAVAVLASRPVGVPAIVVADVQAALGALARHVVERLGATLVALTGSAGKTSTKDLIAQVLRSKAPTVFTPGSLNNEIGLPLTALSATDETRFLVLEMGARGIGHISYLTHLTPPRVGLVLNVGTAHIGEFGGREQIAQAKGELVESLPPSEAGGVAVLNADDPLVRAMASRTKARVILFGESGEADVRAENVRLTDSGQPAFRLRTPSGCSDVTMRLYGEHHVSNALAAAAVAHELGMSADEIALALSEAGSLSRWRMEVTERPDGVTVVNDAYNANPESMRAALRALAAMGKASQAQGGRTWAVLGQMAELGDEALAEHDAIGRLAVRLNVSKLVAVGGREASWLQLGAYNEGSWGEESVHVSDAQAAVDLLRSELRPGDVVLVKASRSVGLERVAQALLDGGAEGEVAAR is encoded by the coding sequence GTGATCGCCCTCTCTCTCGCCGAGATCGCAGCAGTCGTCGGCGGGCAGACGTACGACATACCGGATCCGGCGGTACAGGTCACCGGACCGGTCGTCAGAGACTCCCGTGAAGTGGAGCCAGGCAGCCTCTTCGTCGCCTTCGTCGGGGAGCGCGTGGACGGCCACGACTTCGCCGAGGCCGTCGTCGCGGCCGGCGCGGTCGCCGTACTGGCCTCCCGGCCCGTCGGCGTGCCCGCGATCGTCGTCGCGGACGTGCAGGCGGCCCTGGGGGCCCTCGCGCGTCACGTCGTCGAACGCCTCGGCGCGACCCTCGTGGCCCTCACCGGCTCCGCGGGCAAGACCAGCACCAAGGACCTGATCGCCCAGGTCCTGCGGAGCAAGGCGCCGACCGTCTTCACGCCCGGCTCGCTCAACAACGAGATCGGGCTGCCGCTGACCGCGCTGAGCGCCACCGACGAGACCAGGTTCCTCGTCCTGGAGATGGGCGCCCGCGGCATCGGCCACATCAGCTACCTCACGCACCTCACGCCACCGAGGGTCGGCCTCGTCCTGAACGTCGGGACCGCCCACATCGGTGAGTTCGGCGGCCGCGAACAGATTGCACAGGCGAAGGGAGAGCTCGTCGAGAGCCTTCCGCCATCGGAAGCGGGCGGTGTCGCCGTCCTCAACGCCGACGACCCCCTCGTACGCGCCATGGCGTCCCGGACGAAAGCGCGCGTGATCCTCTTCGGAGAGTCCGGCGAAGCGGACGTACGTGCCGAGAACGTCCGTCTCACGGACTCTGGACAGCCCGCATTCAGGCTTCGCACACCCTCCGGGTGCAGCGATGTGACCATGCGCCTGTACGGTGAGCATCACGTGTCGAACGCGCTCGCCGCGGCCGCCGTCGCCCATGAGCTGGGCATGTCCGCAGACGAGATCGCCCTCGCGCTCTCCGAGGCGGGCTCCCTCTCCCGCTGGCGGATGGAGGTCACCGAGCGCCCGGACGGCGTGACGGTCGTCAACGACGCCTACAACGCGAACCCCGAGTCCATGCGAGCCGCCCTGCGCGCGCTCGCGGCAATGGGCAAAGCCTCACAGGCACAAGGGGGTCGGACGTGGGCGGTGCTCGGCCAGATGGCCGAGCTCGGGGACGAGGCGCTCGCCGAGCACGACGCGATCGGGCGGCTCGCCGTCCGACTCAACGTCAGCAAGCTCGTCGCGGTCGGGGGCAGGGAAGCTTCCTGGCTCCAACTGGGCGCATATAACGAGGGTTCGTGGGGTGAGGAGTCGGTGCACGTGTCCGACGCACAGGCGGCTGTCGACCTGTTGCGCAGCGAGTTGCGCCCGGGGGACGTCGTGCTCGTGAAGGCGTCCCGGTCGGTCGGGCTCGAACGGGTGGCGCAGGCGCTGCTCGACGGCGGTGCCGAGGGTGAGGTCGCGGCCCGATGA
- the sepF gene encoding cell division protein SepF yields the protein MAGAMRKMAVYLGLVEDDGYDGRGFDPDDEFEPELDPEPERDRRRHEPPHQSHQAHPSQRDESVRMVQPPAPRDPVPHSASLTAESSRPARIAPVASITQERASLEKNAPVIMPKVVSEREPYRITTLHPRTYNEARTIGEHFREGTPVIMNLTEMDDTDAKRLVDFAAGLVFGLHGSIERVTQKVFLLSPANVDVTAEDKARIAEGGFFNQS from the coding sequence ATGGCCGGCGCGATGCGCAAGATGGCGGTCTACCTCGGCCTCGTGGAGGACGATGGGTACGACGGCAGGGGTTTCGACCCCGATGACGAGTTCGAGCCCGAGCTCGATCCGGAGCCCGAGCGTGACCGGCGGCGGCACGAGCCGCCCCACCAGTCGCATCAGGCACATCCGTCCCAACGGGACGAATCGGTACGAATGGTGCAGCCTCCGGCGCCTCGCGATCCGGTGCCGCATTCCGCTTCGCTCACTGCGGAATCCAGCCGTCCGGCGCGGATCGCGCCCGTGGCATCCATCACACAAGAACGCGCAAGCCTGGAGAAGAACGCACCGGTGATCATGCCCAAGGTCGTGTCGGAACGAGAGCCGTACCGGATCACCACACTTCACCCGCGGACCTACAACGAGGCCCGTACCATCGGGGAACACTTCCGTGAGGGCACCCCGGTGATCATGAATCTGACTGAGATGGATGACACAGATGCGAAGCGACTTGTCGACTTTGCGGCCGGTTTGGTGTTTGGTCTCCACGGCAGCATCGAGCGGGTGACGCAGAAGGTGTTCCTGTTGTCGCCTGCTAACGTCGATGTCACGGCGGAGGACAAGGCCCGCATCGCAGAGGGCGGGTTCTTCAACCAGAGCTGA
- the murG gene encoding undecaprenyldiphospho-muramoylpentapeptide beta-N-acetylglucosaminyltransferase translates to MHVVLAGGGTAGHIEPALALADALRRQDPTVGITALGTERGLETRLVPERGYELALIPAVPLPRRPTPELITVPGRLRGTIKAAEQVLERTKADAVVGFGGYVALPAYLAAKRLGVPIVIHEANARPGLANKIGSRYAAQVAVSTPDNKLRGARYIGIPLRRSIATLDRAAVRPEARAAFGLDPSLPTLLVSGGSQGARRLNEVVQQAAPYLQQAGIQILHAVGPKNELPQVHQMPGMPPYIPVPYVDRMDLAYAAADMMLCRAGAMTVAELSAVGLPAAYVPLPIGNGEQRLNAQPVVKAGGGLLVDDAELTPAWVQQNVLPVLADPHRLYEMSRAASEFGRRDADDLLVGMVYEAIASRHR, encoded by the coding sequence GTGCATGTCGTACTCGCCGGCGGGGGGACCGCCGGCCACATCGAGCCCGCGCTCGCCCTCGCGGACGCCCTGCGCAGGCAGGACCCGACCGTGGGGATCACGGCCCTGGGCACAGAACGCGGACTTGAGACCCGGCTCGTACCGGAGCGGGGCTACGAACTCGCGCTGATCCCCGCCGTTCCGCTGCCCCGCAGGCCCACACCCGAGCTGATCACCGTCCCGGGGCGGCTGCGCGGAACGATCAAGGCGGCCGAGCAGGTCCTGGAGCGCACCAAGGCGGACGCGGTCGTCGGCTTCGGTGGCTATGTGGCGCTGCCCGCCTACCTCGCGGCCAAGCGCCTCGGCGTGCCGATCGTGATCCACGAGGCCAACGCCCGGCCGGGCCTCGCCAACAAGATCGGTTCCCGGTACGCGGCGCAGGTCGCCGTCTCGACCCCGGACAACAAGCTGCGCGGCGCCCGCTACATCGGCATCCCGCTGCGCCGCTCGATCGCCACCCTCGACCGGGCCGCCGTACGCCCCGAGGCGCGCGCCGCGTTCGGTCTCGACCCCTCGCTGCCGACCTTGCTGGTTTCCGGCGGCTCGCAGGGCGCGCGGCGCCTCAACGAGGTCGTCCAGCAGGCGGCTCCCTACCTCCAGCAGGCCGGTATCCAGATCCTGCACGCGGTCGGCCCGAAGAACGAACTGCCGCAGGTCCACCAGATGCCGGGAATGCCCCCGTACATCCCGGTACCGTACGTGGACCGGATGGACCTCGCGTACGCCGCGGCCGACATGATGCTCTGCCGCGCGGGCGCGATGACCGTCGCCGAACTCTCCGCCGTCGGGCTGCCCGCCGCCTACGTCCCGCTGCCCATCGGCAACGGCGAGCAGCGGCTGAACGCCCAGCCGGTGGTCAAGGCCGGTGGCGGTCTCCTTGTCGACGACGCGGAGCTGACGCCTGCGTGGGTTCAGCAGAACGTGCTGCCCGTGCTCGCCGACCCGCACCGGCTGTACGAGATGTCCCGCGCCGCCAGCGAGTTCGGCCGCCGGGACGCCGACGACCTGCTCGTCGGCATGGTGTACGAGGCGATCGCCTCTCGCCACCGCTAG
- a CDS encoding YggT family protein, whose product MSVVGQVLYVALTCFLVVLIFRLVMDYVFQFARSWQPGKAMVVVLEATYTVTDPPLKLLRRFIPPLRLGGVALDLSFFVLMIIVYILISVVSRL is encoded by the coding sequence ATGAGCGTGGTCGGGCAGGTTCTCTACGTCGCGCTGACGTGTTTCCTCGTCGTGTTGATTTTCCGGTTGGTCATGGACTACGTCTTCCAGTTCGCCCGCTCATGGCAACCCGGCAAGGCGATGGTGGTCGTTCTTGAGGCCACCTACACTGTCACCGATCCACCGCTCAAGCTTCTGCGGCGGTTCATTCCGCCGCTGCGTCTCGGGGGCGTGGCGCTCGACCTGTCCTTCTTCGTACTGATGATCATCGTCTACATCCTGATCTCCGTCGTGAGCCGGCTGTGA
- the mraY gene encoding phospho-N-acetylmuramoyl-pentapeptide-transferase — translation MNQILFAGVIGLFLTLIGTPLLIKLLARKGYGQYIRDDGPKEHHSKRGTPTMGGIAFILATIIAYFLSKVITGKPPTFSGLLVLGLMAGMGLVGFLDDYIKIVKRRSLGLRAKAKMAGQLIVGISFAVLALQFADNHGNTPASTRLSFVEDFGWTIGPVLFVVWALFMILAMSNGVNLTDGLDGLATGAATMVFGAYTFIGVWQFQESCANAQTLTNPAACYEVRDPLDLAVVASALMGACFGFLWWNTSPAKIFMGDTGSLALGGALAGLAICSRTELLVALLGGLFVLITMSVVIQVGSFRLTGRRVFRMAPLQHHFELKGWSEVLVVVRFWIIQGMCVIVGLGLFYAGWAAKK, via the coding sequence ATGAACCAGATCCTGTTCGCAGGAGTCATTGGTCTGTTCCTGACCCTGATCGGGACCCCGCTGCTGATCAAGCTGCTGGCCCGCAAGGGCTACGGGCAGTACATCCGCGACGACGGCCCGAAGGAGCACCACAGCAAGCGCGGTACTCCGACCATGGGTGGTATCGCCTTCATCCTGGCGACGATCATCGCGTACTTCCTGTCCAAGGTGATCACGGGCAAGCCGCCGACCTTCTCGGGTCTGCTGGTGCTCGGCCTGATGGCCGGCATGGGCCTGGTCGGCTTCCTGGACGACTACATCAAGATCGTCAAGCGGCGTTCGCTCGGTCTGCGGGCCAAGGCGAAGATGGCCGGTCAGCTGATCGTCGGCATCTCCTTCGCGGTCCTCGCGCTGCAGTTCGCGGACAACCACGGCAACACCCCGGCCTCCACCAGGCTCTCCTTCGTGGAGGACTTCGGCTGGACCATCGGCCCGGTGCTCTTCGTGGTCTGGGCCCTGTTCATGATTCTCGCCATGTCGAACGGCGTGAACCTGACCGACGGTCTGGACGGTCTCGCCACCGGCGCCGCGACCATGGTCTTCGGCGCGTACACCTTCATCGGTGTCTGGCAGTTCCAGGAGTCCTGCGCCAACGCGCAGACCCTGACCAACCCGGCCGCCTGTTACGAGGTACGAGATCCACTCGACCTCGCCGTCGTCGCCTCCGCCCTGATGGGAGCCTGCTTCGGCTTCCTGTGGTGGAACACCTCGCCCGCCAAGATCTTCATGGGTGACACCGGCTCGCTGGCCCTCGGCGGCGCGCTCGCCGGCCTTGCGATCTGCTCCCGCACGGAGCTGCTGGTCGCGCTCCTCGGCGGCCTCTTCGTCCTGATCACCATGTCGGTCGTCATCCAGGTCGGCTCCTTCCGGCTCACCGGCAGGCGCGTCTTCCGCATGGCACCACTCCAGCACCACTTCGAACTAAAGGGGTGGTCCGAAGTCCTTGTCGTGGTCCGCTTCTGGATCATCCAGGGCATGTGCGTCATTGTGGGTCTGGGCCTCTTCTACGCAGGATGGGCAGCCAAGAAGTGA